The DNA region CAGTACGCAGTGACCGAAGACAAACATTCGAAAGTGCAGGGACATAAACCTATCAGCATTTGTAACCAACAATATACAAGCAACATTTGCTGGATCCAgtaaaaaaatgacaacaaacAAAAGTACAACTGTTACTGTGTCTTAAGTTAAATATCCAAAATTAAGGGAATatcattctaaataaaaataattggtaAAAGTTATGCATTCCCTCATAAAAGTCCCATCAGGTTTAAAACATGCTGTCAAAACGTTGTCACTAAACCGCTTTGGTTACAAATGGCTGTtcacaggttttgttttattttgcagaggAATTCTCTCTGTTCAGGTGACTGAATCCTTCTTCCTTCTAAACGGTGACTTCAGTCTTTTCCACACGCTGTttttaggttttgattttttttccattgccattactgcttctttttctttcctgcggATTTCTCGCACAAGAGCATGAAATACATCATCAATATAATAACGGTATGCAGCTGATGTTTCAAAAAAAGGGCAGTTGAATTCTCGTGCTAAAGCAGAGCCTTCTTCTTTGGagacctggaaaaaaaagttcacacTTGTCAAGAAAGCCAAACCCAAAAGTTTCTTTCTTTACCATTTCTTGTTCTGCTTGCTTTGTAATTGTGCATGCACCCTCCCAGTTCCAGaacagctcatttccactgatcTCTAAATCTTTCTCTACAaacctgtttttccttctctttcactcATTGCTCCTCTAGCAATGTAATCATCTGCAAGAGACTCTCTGGGCATTCACGAAACAACAAAGTCCTTTGAAAAACTATTcttttcttggagcttaatctaGAAGTTGCCTAACATGAGCAGTCGTCAGCCCTAACACAAGCATTTGTCAGTTTGATAAGCTAAGGGTACTTCCTTCTCCTGCTGAAAATTAGTGTGTTTGTAAAGCTTCCCAGAACCAAGCAAaacctttcaaaaagaaaaaataaaacaaaaaaaaacctagccTTGCCGAGGCCATAGAAAAGCAACACCCATCCTTTATCCTCTACTTTATATCTCTTAGCACGGGTGTTCTACCAGAGCTACCATAATTTTCCTGCTGCAATGCACACTGAAAATTCATCTAATTCCACGTATACAAACAGCACCTCTGGAACGTGTTTTCCAAAGTACGTGTCCTTCGGGTGAAGCTCTGCTTCAAACTGTTTTCCCACAGACGGTAGTTACTGTTTCCTtaagctgaaattaattttcttttctgtccattCTTACCCATGTTCTCCATTATTACGCATCCATTCTTAGCACACTAGCATCTGCAATTTGTACTAGTATCTGCAAGTGGTTTATGGAATGCTAAATCTCTATTAACAGTATCtccttttaagaattaaaaaaaaggaaaagcccaAGAGCAGCTGAAACTCAAAGCATTAACTTGAAGACTTTACTTTTGTGATTGCTATATGCATTTGGTTATTCAACGCATTGTGGGTTAAACAAGTACTTCTCTAATGTTAAACTTACTATATagtaaacatgcaaaaaaattaagaaagggaGTATAACCTCTTGTATTACTGATTTTACAACAGAAATAGCTTGTAATTGTGGGCCTCTTTTGTGCCATTTACCTGCCGTAACTGTGTCAGATCAGATTTATTTCCCACCAGGACCACGGGAGTGTCATCAGTGCGTCGAACACGATAGATTAGCTGTTTGAACTCACGCACTTCATGGAAACTGCGCCGGTCTGTGATTGAATAACAGATGATAAATCCCTCGCCAGCCCTCATGTACTGGTCTCTCATGGCCGTAAACTCTGCCTAGAAACAGACAATTAAATTTCAATTGCACAAATACAATGACTTTCTAATTTGCCTAGAATGGGAAACACAATATGCATTCCAACAACAGCTGCATAGGAACTCTGTAAATAAGCTGGTCATCTATCTTCTTGTCCCGTTACATATAGGACAAGATATTGCATGTGTTTGGGATTAACACCAAGCTTCCCTCGCTATAGAAATCATACCAACATATCATTTATCAGCCAATACGTATTGCTTGTGGATCATGAACAGCAAGGTGCAATGGAGAAAACAGCGCATGAAACCAGAGTCCCTTCTGAGCTGCCTAAATATAGACAGTATGATACAGAAGCTATAAGCAACATGATGTTTAGAAGTAAGAGAGCTCAAAAACAATTCGGAAGAAAAGACAGGCATACTTTTTCAGGATTTCTGTCTCTACACCTGACTGTTACAGACTTCTTAACGTCCTCCCAATTCACTTATTATTGCTCACATACCTGTCCTGCTGTGTCCAAGATATCCAGATTGGCAGGTTCGTCATCAATGCGTATTCGTATTTTATAAGCGTCCTCTATGAATTCACGGCACGTCGGAAAGGACAAGATTGGAATACAATTGCTAGATTCATTAGTCATCAATTCACAAAGAGAATGTTACGCTAGAAGAACCTAATCTGGTAATATTACTATATTAAATTAGTCTGAACTTTGTTTAACAACAAATTAAATCTTTAATTGTTCTGGTGTGATTTAGTATCCTCCCAGCTGTTTGCTAAAATCATGCTATTGTACATGCTATTTCTGACAGACATGTGACCACATCCTATAAATTCAATTCTGGACACCTTGGTGGACAGCACAGAGTAAGAGCATTACATTTTTCTCAAAGCCAGAAAATACCCATGATTCAAGAGAAGAACTGGCCACCACCAACTGCCATTTTCTTAAAAGTAAGACAATAAATATTCTGTCCCTCTAAGTCAGCACTCCCACACTGCAACAGTCCACTTTCAACAAGAAGCTGGCTGTTTTTGCCACTTTTCTTTTGACAGTGTAACTGTTGGTTAAGGTTTCTCTTAAGAGATGCTGCAAAAGTTATGTAGCAATACAGTAAGGTGTTAAGCACTTTCACCCCTCCAAATTTCTAAAACACAGAGCACAATTTGGCCTGATAAATTAATAGCAGAGAGCTGATCTACAGCACGGAGACTAGATTTTTTGAATAGACAACTAATAATCACTTATCAGCAGTTTTTCATCCTTGTCGGCCAACATACAGACAAATTCAGATAGCGCATGGCCTGAACATATGTGATAGAAAAACCATTAAAGATCTAAAACTCAGGATATGTAACCCCGTCCTCACAGCAGTCTCAGAACACTTAATACCTTTAAATGACTAATCTAAGGGAGTTAAGTCCTCAATGTACAGCCAAATTTATAGCTTTCTTTGAATTGAGTACTTTAAAGCAATGGACCCCACAACAGCTTAACCTGCTAAGAGAGGGAGTGAACAGCAAAacgaaaagaaagatttttcttaccaATTGTGGGATCATGATCCTCTGGAAACCGGTGACTGATGAACTGCATGGTCATGGCTGGAAACAAAAATCGGAGACACAATTGCACAAGTCTCGGTAAACATCTGCCACTTAAGCATTCGGTTCACAATGTGCTTGAGCACATTATTTCAGTAACAGCTAAAACGTAAAACTATACCCGGTGCAAGACTCGAAAGAAACATGGTAAACGAAATAAGTTAAATAAACACTGAGAACTACGCCCTTGTCCTCAACAAAGCGCTCCGTTACCAGTTTCAGAAACAAAGCTGGACACGGCCAAAACGCGGAAGACGATGACACAGGCGCTCCCGAgacacccgggggggggggggggggggggggcgacggaATAGCGCCCAAACCCGGCTGTTTTGTTCAAGAAACACGTCCTCCCGCAGCTGCCGAGCAGAGCCCTCCGGCGCTCCTGCCACCAGCGCTACCTGCGgagcccccgcgccgcgccgcgcagcTGAGGGGAAAGCGGCGGGTCCGCCCGCGGCAGGAGAGAGGGTCTTCAGGGCCGCCCCCCGCGGTTCCCCCTCCGACGGCAGATcggccccgcggccccgtccGGAGGAGCCGTACGCACCGCTCTTGCCGACGCCACCGGCGCCCAGCATCACTAGCTTGTACTCGCGGGACTGCCCcgaagcgccgccgccgccgcccgggcgggCTCCAGAATCCATCTCCGCAGCGCCGaagaagccgccgccgccgctgaaGGAGAGAAAAGAGCGTGAGCAGCGGCAGCCCCtcgcccgcgctgccccgccgccacccccttcctcctcaccGTCAGGCTCCTCCGCACCGCATCCGACCGGCCGCCGCTCCGGCCGCGCTCCGAGCCGAGGCAGAGGCACCAAAATGGCGGCGCGCCCTCCACAGCCAGCGAGCGCccggcgccccgcccgccccgcgcggagGGAGGGGGGGCTCGGGCGCTGagcggaggggcggggccagggctAGGGCTGGGCGGAGCCagcgccgcccgccgctcccctccgcgccgcggggcggcgggagggcgcgTGCCCCTGCAGCGCCCCGGGCCGAGGGCACCGAAGAACTCCCTACCGCGGCTGGTGGCTGAAGTCAAACCTCACCCACAAAAGCAGCAAGAAGCAGagtatttatacatttatttataatgAAAGTATGGTTCTAATTATTTACAACACATAGTAAAGACAATGTTTGTACAAGTGAGCCAGCAAGGTCTTTCAGTGTGCAGCAGCGACACACGTCcccatttttaaaactatttctccCCTTGGGAAAGCTGACCAGCACCTTGTCGCAGCCCCACTCTCCATACAAAAGAGTTCGTTCTGCAGCAGCCCTCCCCGCCAAGAAAGCCTGTGTCGCAGTTCATCTCCATAAACATCCAACAACTTATTCCCAGGTTCCACTTCTGCACTTCAGGGCAAGAGCAAGGCCAGTGCTGGGGTCCTGGCGCTGCGTGGACccggctgctgcctgcctttTCTTTGTTAAACCACCGTGAAACAGAAGGGGTAGAATCAAGTAAGTGAACGAGTTAAGAGACGGGGCGAACCTCGCGAGAAGGAGTTCCGTCCGAACCGCTGAATGGGAACGAAATGCACAGGGGTGACTGGAGAACATTAAGTACCAGTGCTGCAGCGCCAAGTCCACCTGGCGATCAGCGGCAAGATGAACCCATCCAAAAACTAAGCATTCCCCCCGCCCCGACATTTGGCTAGAACGAGAAGTTGTGGGGTTAGTAaaaccacattttaaagaaaaaacagtgctGAGTTACAGgagatgcttaaaataaaaacaaattacgAGTTTTAGGAAATGCGATCCTCAGTTTTTCAGAACTACTGTATAttcctttcctttgctgaaaGTCCGAACATTGAAGCCGGGGTCACCATTAGCTCAACAGGACTGCAGGCACAGGCTGACAGCAGGAACACTCAATAAAATATGAACACCAGGCGCAGAATGAAGTCAGCATGACTGACTCTTTCCATTTTTAAGTTATCCTGGAAAAATGGGAAACGCGGACCGACAGGCTTCCCTAGTTTCTCTTTACAGTACTTCCCCCATTGTATAAGGGACTAGCCCTGTCAGggtattatttcaaatatttttttttaattgacaaattcactgcagaaagaaggattttaaaagtAATGGAGCCCTTTCAAGGGGGAATACTGAACTTTTAGCTTCTGCAAATGTAAAAACAATGCATATTTGCAAAGTTCATTCTTTAATATACATGCATTAttgctagaggggaaaaaaaaaaaaaaagatgaatgaaaaCTCTTCTGCAGCTTTTATGGTGCCATCCAAAATGGCATCTGTTGTTTAGCTCGCTGTTGTGAGGAAGGGTACTGGTATCCCAAACTCCATCCCTGTGAAAAAGTACTTGCGTTTTTATGGCCACCatgttcctcctcttcatctgATGAATCTCCAGCATACGCCACTAATCCAAAGcccttttctgcagttttcatctTCTTAGCTTGATGATCTaggaggggaaaacaaaacaatccccccaacccccaagaaggaaaaaataaaaataaagagataaaatgccccaaaatgagttaataaaaaaagatgttaatTGTAAATCGTTAGTTGGACACCATTTTGAGGTCACAAGGCCAATGGTCATCCAAGGTCGAAGGCCACACGAAACAGCACCAGCAACAGCACATGTGATCCATCAGAACCATGtaagagaacagagaaagaagaaacaaacacacaaaaaaggtaAAGTTAGCAAATGGGTCTAAGTGATGGCAATTTCACCGTTAAAGAGATAAATATgtaaagaaaagtagaaattttGTTCAAAAGAAAGCTAACAGAAGAGCAATCTCTGGGACCAATACTGCAGAAAAACTAAGGTTAAACAGACTAACGTGATGTACCTGCAGACCTGAAAGGCACTGAACTACCAGGAGAATTAAAATGATTACGTTTTACCAAGTTGCAAATACTTGATGTATGAAAGCCCTACAAAACGATGAAATCTGACAGCACTTCTGTTGTTTGCAGACAAGGTGGACATAACTCATGTCTGTAAATACACACCTGAACCATAACTCCCACTGATACTCCTCAGTGCCTCTAGAGATAGCTGTTCACAATGTAAAGCCACATATCTGTGTTACAAAACAATCCCGTGAGATTCTGTGCCTCAGCTGGCTGATGGCTCAAAAATACCCATCTGTGGTCCTGCCCTTAATTACACTCTCCTCATTCATACAGGTATTTATTAAAGTTTTAAGAGAAGCAGCGAACATAAGTGATTTTAGAGCAGTGCAATACGACCTGCTTTTCACTTAAACAATGCGGTGTAAAGAACAGCCAAGAAAAATCACCGATTTAAATGAGTGCTAAGACCAGCACAAACTCATTTGGGAAAGGAAACTTGACTTAGAAGTGTATTTTATTCATTACACTCACCATGGTTGCCTGGTAAAGACCCCGCAccatttctttcttcagattCTGATTTCATCCCAGTGACAGGAAAAGCTGGCGGAGGCATCAACTGCCTATTTAAACCAATGCAAgcccttattttttcttttttctttttttttttttttaaaaacaagcaaagagtCAAAGGTAATAGCAAACAAATTCATAACTCAGTCCTTGACCTGAGGAGTTTAACTTCTAattgcctgactaatctagtggccttctatgatggagtgattgcatcagtggacaagggaagagcagctgatgtcacctacctggacttctgtaaggccttcaATTCGGTCCCCTccaacattcttacctctaaatcaGAGGGAAatagatttgatggatggactattagatggctaaggaattggctggatggccacatccaaagagttagagtcaatggctcaatgttcAAGTGGcaaccagtaacaagtggtgtccctcaagggcccatactgggaccaatactatttaatgtcttcatcaatgacatacaCAGTGGCATCGAGTGCACCCTccgcaagtttgcagatgacaccaagctgagtggtgcggtcgataCTCTAGAAGGaagggatgccacccagagggaccctgacaggcttgaggagtgggcccatgcaaatctcatgaagttcaacaaggccaagtgctaggtcctgcacttgggtcagagcaatccccagtatcaacacTGTCTGGgagatgaagagattgagagcagcgctgcggagaaggacttggggatactggtggatgagaaATTGGACACAAGCTGCTAACacgtgcttgcagcccagaaagccaatcatgtcctgggctgcatcaaaagcagcgtggccagcaggttgagggaagtgattctccccctctactctgctctcttgagaccccacctggagcactgcatccagctctggggaccccagcacaagacacggacctgttggagcaggtccggaggaggccacaaaaatgatccgagggctggaacacctctcctacgaagaaaggctcAGAGAGTTGGAGTTGCCcagtctggagaagagcaggcttcggggagaccttattatggcctttcagtacctgaaggaagcttataagaaagatggagagagactctTTACCAAGGcctatagtgacaggacaaggcgtaatggttttaaaaaagaagagggcAGACGtagattagatgtaaggaagaaactCTTTTCTGAatggtgatgagacactggaacaggttgcccagagaagtggtagatgccctgtccctggaagtgttcaaggacaggttggacaaggctttgagcaacctagtAGATGATCTAGTAGAAGATGTCCCTCCCCATGACAGAGGGGgcggactagatgatctttaaaggtcccttccaacccaaaccatgctatgaaATAAAGAGCAAGCCTGACAGTTTTGTGGCTCAATACACTGGAGTGCATATGGAAGAGCAGTGATGCCTTATGACTTCAAATAGCTAGGCTGAGTTTAGGACTACATACAAGATGTAGAACACAGAAAACTTTACCAAAACCCTTGATGACATATTTCATAATGATGCGAAAATAAAAGGGACTATCAAGTAAATCTTTCGCTGAAATTTCAGGCTGCAAAATTTCAAGTTTTCAACTTTTCCAGATATGTTTAAAATTGGAATAATTTAAAGTGTAAGTGCTAACCTATTTCACAAGAATACCCTGTCATCTCAAGAAGTTGGCAAAATACCACACCCAGACAAAGTAAGAGCATACAGACTTAGGGAGGAGTAGAAATTAAGCTATTTTCTTTATGTAGCGTCAAAAAGTAACCCTTGCATCCCttctccttaaaaacaaacaaacaaacacccaaaacccaacaaaaaaccacccaacacAGAAAAccacccacaacaaaacaaacaaccccctccAGCCCCTAAGTTACAGAAGAGAACATGAAACACAGATCTGAAATaagttttccatcagaaaagaCTGAACATAATTCTTTCATCACTcacctgtccctctctctctcctttcctgagGAACTTGCTGGCTTCGATCCGGCTCCATCGATTTCACTCTGACTGGAGAAGCCTGTACCTAAATTAGTCATATGAATGGGTCCATGCTATGAGCAGAAAAACACACGGCATTAGCAAATCTACAACTACAACATAAGCTATAGCTCCTTAATGATAACGATAGGAAACCCAACTTTTCAGAGCATATTGCCAACTAGTAGAAGAAACCACTAATTGCCATTGACAAACAAAATGCTTTCTCCTAAAAATACTG from Calonectris borealis chromosome 29, bCalBor7.hap1.2, whole genome shotgun sequence includes:
- the RIT1 gene encoding GTP-binding protein Rit1 isoform X1; translated protein: MDSGARPGGGGGASGQSREYKLVMLGAGGVGKSAMTMQFISHRFPEDHDPTIEDAYKIRIRIDDEPANLDILDTAGQAEFTAMRDQYMRAGEGFIICYSITDRRSFHEVREFKQLIYRVRRTDDTPVVLVGNKSDLTQLRQVSKEEGSALAREFNCPFFETSAAYRYYIDDVFHALVREIRRKEKEAVMAMEKKSKPKNSVWKRLKSPFRRKKDSVT
- the RIT1 gene encoding GTP-binding protein Rit1 isoform X2; translation: MTMQFISHRFPEDHDPTIEDAYKIRIRIDDEPANLDILDTAGQAEFTAMRDQYMRAGEGFIICYSITDRRSFHEVREFKQLIYRVRRTDDTPVVLVGNKSDLTQLRQVSKEEGSALAREFNCPFFETSAAYRYYIDDVFHALVREIRRKEKEAVMAMEKKSKPKNSVWKRLKSPFRRKKDSVT